The Pygocentrus nattereri isolate fPygNat1 chromosome 17, fPygNat1.pri, whole genome shotgun sequence genome window below encodes:
- the LOC108411476 gene encoding adenosine receptor A1-like translates to MADVGEVIYTALEVFIAVACCLGNVLVIWAVWVSGALRQPTFCFIASLAVADFLVGALAVPLAVLVDGWVEMSFQGCLFISCVVIVLTQASVYSLLAIAVDRYLRVYIPLKYKGLAKRTHSWAIVAVCWMIASVLGFIPMFGWNNYNHLQPSNSTTIVCQFLTVIPMSYLVNFIFLSCLLPPMIIMTVLYGFIFCTISQQLRGGVIRASKSGAYYVKEKKLASSLALVLALFAACWLPIHIMNTMEFYNQSSLVPHIAFYVGILLSHANSAVNPVVYAFKIPKIKRAYKMAWRKFLPCRREQQTDQMAENYASSITYSTAKSAAGLT, encoded by the exons ATGGCTGATGTTGGGGAGGTGATCTACACAGCACTGGAAGTATTCATTGCTGTTGCTTGTTGTCTGGGCAATGTGCTGGTCATCTGGGCAGTGTGGGTATCTGGAGCCCTCAGACAGCCCACCTTCTGTTTCATTGCGTCCCTCGCAGTGGCTGATTTCCTGGTGGGGGCTCTGGCTGTCCCCCTGGCTGTGCTGGTGGACGGATGGGTCGAGATGTCTTTCCAGGGCTGCCTTTTCATCAGCTGTGTGGTCATCGTGCTCACCCAGGCCTCGGTGTATTCGCTACTGGCTATTGCTGTGGACCGATATCTGCGCGTTTACATCCCTCTCAA GTACAAAGGACTAGCCAAACGGACACACTCTTGGGCCATAGTGGCAGTATGTTGGATGATCGCTTCTGTGTTGGGCTTCATTCCTATGTTTGGATGGAACAACTATAACCATTTACAACCTTCTAACTCCACCACCATTGTTTGCCAGTTCCTGACCGTCATACCAATGTCCTACTTGGTCAACTTCATCTTCCTCAGCTGCCTTCTTCCTCCCATGATTATCATGACTGTTCTGTATGGCTTCATCTTCTGCACAATATCTCAGCAGCTGAGAGGAGGGGTTATCAGGGCCTCCAAGTCTGGCGCATACTATGTTAAAGAGAAGAAGCTGGCCAGTTCCCTGGCTCTTGTTCTGGCTCTGTTTGCAGCCTGCTGGCTGCCCATACACATCATGAACACCATGGAGTTTTACAACCAGAGCAGCCTTGTCCCTCATATCGCTTTCTATGTGGGCATTCTGCTCTCGCATGCCAACTCAGCGGTGAATCCTGTAGTGTATGCTTTCAAGATACCCAAGATAAAGAGAGCATACAAAATGGCATGGAGGAAGTTTCTCCCATGTCGGAGAGAACAGCAAACCGATCAGATGGCAGAAAACTACGCAAGCAGCATCACATACAGCACTGCTAAATCTGCGGCAGGTCTTACATAA